A region from the Melopsittacus undulatus isolate bMelUnd1 chromosome 13, bMelUnd1.mat.Z, whole genome shotgun sequence genome encodes:
- the FAM222B gene encoding protein FAM222B isoform X1 encodes MLACLPGPGDLSFQLLSYTQMNTGLQKWDTTQKMRSAQYPTPAELDAYAKKVANNPLTIKIFPNSVKVPQRKHIRRTVNGLDTSGQRYSPYPSQATTKTGLLAIVKSPAKGIIKDFDGTRTRLLPEAMMNPPSTPYVAPSTLTHPQALARQQALQHAQTLQHPQSIPQPQTLQHPQGIPQPQSLPHPQGIPQNMQQPQGLQHPQTMAHQTLQHPPNPLLQPGLHGSRKMPDADAPPNVTVSTSTIPLSMAATLQQNQPPDLSSIVHQINQFCQARAGISTTSVCEGQIANPSPISRNLLINASTRVSTHNVPTPMPSCVVNPVDHAAAAIPPASVNVPMVNINRVPPAYQNEIKSVAWNQHQLAHLQQMCGDAAGPAGLAGKHPQREITGQSFPVKTSNYPQELCMGQSFSLKPPIEKPTPSPPVNGLQGPLPYTNGHYFQPIWNNILPTPNSDSSGSQDLAMPFHGGQPAGAPLDCAGGTHYRAGAGPSSQNNVMQTMDYLSGDFQQSCFRDQSMAVLGKVHRPSMNRAPEPTDSRNLHIQHPGYR; translated from the coding sequence GGGACACTACACAGAAAATGAGATCTGCACAGTATCCTACCCCAGCAGAATTGGATGCTTATGCTAAGAAGGTCGCCAACAACCCACTGACTATAAAAATCTTTCCAAACAGTGTCAAGGTTCCCCAGAGGAAACACATACGCCGTACTGTGAACGGACTTGATACTTCAGGCCAGAGGTACAGTCCTTACCCATCTCAGGCCACCACCAAAACAGGCCTCCTGGCGATAGTCAAATCTCCAGCAAAAGGAATTATCAAAGACTTTGACGGGACACGCACGCGTCTGCTGCCGGAAGCGATGATGAATCCCCCTTCCACCCCTTACGTTGCACCTAGCACTTTAACCCACCCCCAGGCGCTTGCTCGCCAGCAGGCTCTCCAGCATGCACAGACTTTGCAGCACCCCCAGAGTATCCCGCAGCCACAGACTTTGCAGCACCCTCAGGGTATACCCCAGCCACAAAGCTTACCGCACCCTCAGGGGATCCCTCAGAACATGCAGCAGCCTCAGGGCTTGCAGCATCCTCAGACCATGGCACACCAGACTCTGCAGCACCCCCCAAATCCTTTGCTGCAGCCGGGTTTACATGGAAGCAGAAAGATGCCGGATGCAGACGCGCCGCCGAATGTGACCGTGTCTACCTCAACCATTCCCCTCTCTATGGCTGCCACTCTGCAGCAGAACCAGCCACCGGACCTGAGCAGCATTGTGCACCAGATTAACCAGTTCTGCCAGGCCAGAGCTGGCATTAGCACTACCTCAGTGTGTGAGGGACAGATTGCAAACCCCAGCCCTATAAGTCGCAACCTGCTTATCAATGCAAGTACCAGGGTATCTACTCACAATGTCCCTACACCCATGCCTTCCTGTGTAGTTAACCCTGTAgatcatgctgctgctgctattcctCCTGCCTCTGTTAATGTGCCCATGGTGAATATTAACAGGGTGCCGCCTGCGTACCAGAACGAAATCAAATCGGTTGCGTGGAACCAGCACCAGCTTGCACATCTGCAGCAAATgtgtggggatgctgctgggccTGCTGGACTCGCAGGGAAGCACCCTCAGAGAGAGATCACCGGGCAGAGCTTCCCTGTCAAAACTTCAAACTACCCTCAAGAACTGTGCATGGGCCAGTCCTTCAGCTTGAAGCCCCCCATTGAGAAGCCTACACCTTCTCCACCTGTGAACGGGTTGCAGGGACCCTTGCCATATACCAATGGGCACTATTTCCAGCCCATCTGGAATAACATTCTGCCCACACCCAACAGTGACAGCTCTGGGTCCCAGGACCTCGCCATGCCTTTCCACGGGGGACAGCCAGCAGGAGCACCGCTAGATTGTGCAGGAGGAACTCATTacagagctggagctggccCATCCAGCCAGAATAATGTGATGCAGACCATGGATTACCTAAGTGGGGACTTCCAGCAGTCCTGCTTCAGAGATCAGAGCATGGCCGTGCTGGGAAAAGTCCATCGGCCTTCCATGAACCGAGCACCTGAACCAACTGATAGTCGAAATCTTCATATTCAACACCCAGGGTATAGATAG
- the FAM222B gene encoding protein FAM222B isoform X2 has translation MRSAQYPTPAELDAYAKKVANNPLTIKIFPNSVKVPQRKHIRRTVNGLDTSGQRYSPYPSQATTKTGLLAIVKSPAKGIIKDFDGTRTRLLPEAMMNPPSTPYVAPSTLTHPQALARQQALQHAQTLQHPQSIPQPQTLQHPQGIPQPQSLPHPQGIPQNMQQPQGLQHPQTMAHQTLQHPPNPLLQPGLHGSRKMPDADAPPNVTVSTSTIPLSMAATLQQNQPPDLSSIVHQINQFCQARAGISTTSVCEGQIANPSPISRNLLINASTRVSTHNVPTPMPSCVVNPVDHAAAAIPPASVNVPMVNINRVPPAYQNEIKSVAWNQHQLAHLQQMCGDAAGPAGLAGKHPQREITGQSFPVKTSNYPQELCMGQSFSLKPPIEKPTPSPPVNGLQGPLPYTNGHYFQPIWNNILPTPNSDSSGSQDLAMPFHGGQPAGAPLDCAGGTHYRAGAGPSSQNNVMQTMDYLSGDFQQSCFRDQSMAVLGKVHRPSMNRAPEPTDSRNLHIQHPGYR, from the coding sequence ATGAGATCTGCACAGTATCCTACCCCAGCAGAATTGGATGCTTATGCTAAGAAGGTCGCCAACAACCCACTGACTATAAAAATCTTTCCAAACAGTGTCAAGGTTCCCCAGAGGAAACACATACGCCGTACTGTGAACGGACTTGATACTTCAGGCCAGAGGTACAGTCCTTACCCATCTCAGGCCACCACCAAAACAGGCCTCCTGGCGATAGTCAAATCTCCAGCAAAAGGAATTATCAAAGACTTTGACGGGACACGCACGCGTCTGCTGCCGGAAGCGATGATGAATCCCCCTTCCACCCCTTACGTTGCACCTAGCACTTTAACCCACCCCCAGGCGCTTGCTCGCCAGCAGGCTCTCCAGCATGCACAGACTTTGCAGCACCCCCAGAGTATCCCGCAGCCACAGACTTTGCAGCACCCTCAGGGTATACCCCAGCCACAAAGCTTACCGCACCCTCAGGGGATCCCTCAGAACATGCAGCAGCCTCAGGGCTTGCAGCATCCTCAGACCATGGCACACCAGACTCTGCAGCACCCCCCAAATCCTTTGCTGCAGCCGGGTTTACATGGAAGCAGAAAGATGCCGGATGCAGACGCGCCGCCGAATGTGACCGTGTCTACCTCAACCATTCCCCTCTCTATGGCTGCCACTCTGCAGCAGAACCAGCCACCGGACCTGAGCAGCATTGTGCACCAGATTAACCAGTTCTGCCAGGCCAGAGCTGGCATTAGCACTACCTCAGTGTGTGAGGGACAGATTGCAAACCCCAGCCCTATAAGTCGCAACCTGCTTATCAATGCAAGTACCAGGGTATCTACTCACAATGTCCCTACACCCATGCCTTCCTGTGTAGTTAACCCTGTAgatcatgctgctgctgctattcctCCTGCCTCTGTTAATGTGCCCATGGTGAATATTAACAGGGTGCCGCCTGCGTACCAGAACGAAATCAAATCGGTTGCGTGGAACCAGCACCAGCTTGCACATCTGCAGCAAATgtgtggggatgctgctgggccTGCTGGACTCGCAGGGAAGCACCCTCAGAGAGAGATCACCGGGCAGAGCTTCCCTGTCAAAACTTCAAACTACCCTCAAGAACTGTGCATGGGCCAGTCCTTCAGCTTGAAGCCCCCCATTGAGAAGCCTACACCTTCTCCACCTGTGAACGGGTTGCAGGGACCCTTGCCATATACCAATGGGCACTATTTCCAGCCCATCTGGAATAACATTCTGCCCACACCCAACAGTGACAGCTCTGGGTCCCAGGACCTCGCCATGCCTTTCCACGGGGGACAGCCAGCAGGAGCACCGCTAGATTGTGCAGGAGGAACTCATTacagagctggagctggccCATCCAGCCAGAATAATGTGATGCAGACCATGGATTACCTAAGTGGGGACTTCCAGCAGTCCTGCTTCAGAGATCAGAGCATGGCCGTGCTGGGAAAAGTCCATCGGCCTTCCATGAACCGAGCACCTGAACCAACTGATAGTCGAAATCTTCATATTCAACACCCAGGGTATAGATAG
- the RNFT1 gene encoding E3 ubiquitin-protein ligase RNFT1, which yields MRRQNSKNLYQKRNPTMQPNCSHLHNIQGSSDDSSSPQSTHAVRLSGESSCHHSGDIRIQLNSAVGEARENANSQHSRPGSHSRSHRHAHGEAGGLDDPAPDPEEHSSSSLSELRYLLQWLHKSLPYILILCVKLVMQHIIGISLGVGLLTTYVYANKSIVNQVFLRERCSKLQCAWLLVYLTGSSLLLYYTFHSQSLYYSLIFLNPTVDFVNFWEVLWIVGVTDFILKFLFMGFKCIILLVPSFMMSFKSKGYWYMLLEELCQYYRMLVPIPVWFRYLTGYGELDGVLGWTLEILLGLLYLILKLLSFFGQLRNFRQVLRIFFTRPHYGVTASKRQCSESDDICSICQAEFQKPILLICQHTFCEECISLWFNREKTCPLCRTVIADHVNKWKDGATSMHLQIF from the exons ATGAG GAGACAAAATAGCAAGAATCTGTACCAGAAAAGAAATCCCACCATGCAACCAAACTGCAGTCATCTCCACAACATCCAAGGGAGCAGCGATGACTCTTCATCTCCTCAGAGCACCCACGCAGTGAGGTTGTCAGGAGAGAGCTCGTGCCATCATAGTGGAGACATTCGCATACAGCTGAACTCTGCTGTGGGAGAAGCCAGAGAAAATGCGAATTCCcaacattcaaggccaggttccCATAGTCGCTCCCATAGACATGCCCATGGCGAAGCAGGGGGACTCGATGATCCTGCTCCAGACCCAGaggaacacagcagcagctccctctccGAGCTGAGATACCTGCTCCAGTGGCTGCACAAAAGTCTGCCGTATATCTTGATTCTGTGTGTCAAATTGGTCATGCAGCATATAATTG GCATTTCTCTTGGAGTTGGGCTGCTAACAACTTATGTGTATGCAAACAAAAGCATAGTAAATCAGGTTTTTCTAAGA GAACGGTGCTCCAAGTTGCAATGTGCTTGGTTACTAGTATACTTAACTGGATCATCCCTCCTCTTGTATTACACGTTTCATTCTCAGTCACTGTATTACAG CTTAATCTTCTTAAACCCTACTGTGGATTTTGTGAACTTCTGGGAGGTGCTCTGGATTGTGGGAGTCACAGACTTTATTCTGAAATTCCTCTTCATGGGCTTCAAATGCATTATTCTCTTGGTGCCTTCTTTTATGATGTCCTTTAAATCTAAG GGCTACTGGTACATGCTGTTAGAAGAACTCTGCCAGTATTACCGTATGCTTGTCCCCATACCAGTTTGGTTCCGTTACCTTACTGGCTATGGGGAGCTGGATGGTGTACTGGGATGGACCCTTGAGATATTGCTGGGCCTTCTCTACCTCATCCTAAAA ctTTTGAGCTTTTTTGGACAATTGAGAAACTTCAGGCAGGTCTTACGGATATTTTTCACACGACCA CACTATGGGGTGACAGCTAGCAAGAGACAGTGTTCTGAATCGGATGACATTTGTTCAATCTGCCAAGCTGAATTTCAGAAGCCTATTCTGCTTATCTGCCAG CACACATTTTGTGAAGAATGCATCTCTTTATGGTTTAATAGAGAAAAAACGTGTCCACTCTGCAGAACTGTTATTGCAGACCATGTTAACAAGTGGAAGGATGGAGCTACATCTATGCATCTACAGATTTTCTAA
- the RPS6KB1 gene encoding ribosomal protein S6 kinase beta-1: MAGVFDIDLDQPEDAGSDEELEEGGQLSESMDHGGVGQYDLGMEHCEKFEISETSVNRGPEKIRPECFELLRVLGKGGYGKVFQVRKVTGANTGKIFAMKVLKKAMIVRNAKDTAHTKAERNILEEVKHPFIVDLIYAFQTGGKLYLILEYLSGGELFMQLEREGIFMEDTACFYLAEISMALGHLHQKGIIYRDLKPENIMLNHQGHVKLTDFGLCKESIHDGTVTHTFCGTIEYMAPEILMRSGHNRAVDWWSLGALMYDMLTGAPPFTGENRKKTIDKILKCKLNLPPYLTQEARDLLKKLLKRNAASRLGAGPGDAGEVQAHPFFRHINWDELLARKVEPPFKPLLQSEEDVSQFDSKFTRQTPVDSPDDSTLSESANQVFLGFTYVAPSVLESVKEKFSFEPKIRSPRRFIGSPRTPVSPVKFSPGEFWGRGASASASNTQTPVEYPMETSGIEQMDVTVCGEASAPLPIRQPNSGPYKKQAFPMISKRPEHLRMNL; this comes from the exons ATGGCCGGCGTGTTCGACATCGACCTGGACCAGCCTGAGGACGCGGGTTCGGacgaggagctggaggagggg GGTCAATTAAGTGAGAGCATGGACCATGGAGGAGTTGGCCAATATGACCT TGGCATGGAACATTGTGAAAAATTTGAGATTTCAGAGACTAGTGTAAACAGAGGTCCAGAAAAGATCCGCCCAGAGTGCTTTGAGTTACTGCGCGTACTCGGCAAAGGTGGCTATGGAAAG GTATTTCAAGTACGAAAAGTAACTGGAGCAAACACTGGGAAAATATTTGCCATGAAAGTTCTTAAAAAG GCAATGATTGTAAGGAATGCAAAGGATACAGCTCATACAAAAGCAGAGCGGAATATATTGGAGGAAGTAAAACATCCCTTCATTGTAGACTTAATTTATGCCTTTCAGACTGGTGGAAAACTCTACCTCATCCTTGAGTATCTCAGTG GAGGAGAACTATTTATGCAGTTAGAGAGAGAAGGGATATTTATGGAAGACACAGCCTG CTTTTACTTGGCAGAAATCTCAATGGCACTGGGGCACTTGCATCAAAAAGGAATCATCTACCGAGATCTGAAGCCAGAAAATATCATGCTTAATCACCAAG gtCATGTAAAATTGACTGACTTCGGATTATGTAAAGAATCCATTCATGATGGAACAGTCACACACACGTTCTGTGGAACAATTGAATACAT GGCCCCTGAAATCTTGATGAGGAGTGGGCATAATCGTGCTGTGGACTGGTGGAGTTTGGGGGCACTAATGTATGACATGCTGACTGGAGCA CCTCCTTTCACTGgggagaacagaaagaagacaATTGACAAGATCCTCAAGTGTAAACTCAACTTGCCTCCCTACCTCACACAAGAAGCCAGAGATCTGCTTAAAAAG CTGctaaaaagaaatgctgcctCACGTCTAGGAGCTGGTCCTGGAGATGCTGGAGAAGTTCAG GCTCACCCATTCTTCCGACACATTAACTGGGATGAGCTGTTGGCACGAAAGGTGGAACCTCCTTTTAAACCCTTATTG CAATCTGAAGAGGATGTGAGCCAGTTTGATTCAAAGTTTACACGACAGACACCTGTTGATAGCCCAGATGACTCTACTCTCAGTGAAAGTGCCAACCAGGTCTTTCTG GGTTTTACATATGTGGCTCCATCTGTACTTGAAAGCGTGAAAGAGAAATTTTCCTTTGAACCAAAAATCCGATCACCTCGCAGATTCATAGGTAGCCCCAGGACACCAGTCAG ccCTGTAAAGTTTTCCCCTGGGGAATTCTGGGGAAGAGGTGCTTCTGCCAGCGCATCAAATACTCAGACACCTGTGGAATATCCAATGGAGACAAGTGGAATAGAACAAATGGATGTGACAGTCTGTGGAGAGGCCTCGGCACCACTTCCAATCCGGCAACCAAACTCTGGGCCATACAAAAAACAAGCTTTTCCCATGATTTCCAAACGACCAGAGCACTTGCGCATGAATCTATGA